The region GTCTGGGCTGTTTAAAGGTTGCAGGTATGTTGTGCGATAGGCCGGACAGGAGAACAAAGAACTCTGCCCACGAATGGCGGGTCAGCCCGCGCAGCCTGACAATGTCCATGCTCGTTCATCTCGGGGACTTTGTGTTATCGATCTCGAAAATAAGCGATAGGCCGAGAAGACGAGATTCAGTAATTCTCGGGTTGAATACCCAGTCATGTTGGTGTGGAGGCACCCAAATCACATCAATCAGCTCGCCAGGGGCAAAGTATTGCTTTTTTGACTGCACAAGGGGAAACATCGATATTGAACCCCTGGCGAGGGCACAAGCAGATTAAACCCGATGCTACAATAAGGCGCATTGTTTGTCTTCAAAAGGCTGATGGTTTCTATACTTATAGATAAGCCCCTCAATGACTGGGGTAATGGGGCATGATATGTGTCGCTTGTCAGCAGCAGAGAGCTTATTTTGCCTTGAAAGCATAATAATATCACGATGAATATTTGAGGTTAGCCTGTTTCGCAAAGTGATTGCTCTCAAGCCCAATAGAGTGCATGGTGGTCGGTATTGAAACACCGGCCATCCATGTCGGTCACCGAGAGTTCTGAGCTATTGGCTACGCACGGCAATTGGCAGGGGCAATATCACAGGGTCTAGATTCTGAGAAATACGAGGAACCTTGCAAGCAAAGTTGTACAGATGCAACACAGGAAGCCCCGTGCGTGGCCCTGCAGAGCAACACTGACTGGAGCTGGCCGAAAAGGGAAATGCCTGGGATCGATTCTGCCAGGAGGTACCGCCTTTACTGCCTTGGTCATTGCCATCTTTATCCCGTTTGTCCTGTTTGCTTCCAGCATTCTCGACGATACATGCACCAAATCGTCAAGAGAAAGAAATGTCGCAGTCTGTGGTGTGAATGTGTTGACCACCTCGAAGGTAGTGGTGCTTTATATTACCCTATACACGGTGGTGTTATTTTGATATAATCACACTGCCCTCTTGACGACAGCGCCAATTACATCGTCCAGTCGATGAgatagatatcttcatctctccatatccatatctaATCAATCAACCCTGGACAGTGCATTAAACAGTGCACCCTGAGCTTAGACACCATGGCAGAGAATCACACCACGAGGACTGCGCCGTTTTACAGCGTCCCGTCCCGTCGTATCGTCTCCATCGAGCATCCTGCCATTATCAAGAACGTTGACAAGGCCATTGATACGCTTCAAGGAAAGGCGGGAATTATCAAAGTGTgttctccagcctcatctAGTGACCTCTCTGACTCGATTCTAGGCCCTTGACCCGCCTAAGGCGGATACTCCGGCAAACCTTGTGCTTCGGCCAGAGGACGCAATGTCAAGACCAATGCAGTCTCTAAGCTCGGCCTCGAATAACATTCTTCTCCAAGTGACCGTCCCCAAGCGGACAGGTCGAAAGCGAAAGAGGGGTTCGAATGATCCTTTCACCGATGATCCAGCTTCTGAGGCTCATGATGGGCCGCCACGGCCTACTGCGCGCCAGTTCATGCGGAGCCTGCGTGATAACGTAGGGAAGTACCAGGTTGAGCCTGTTGGATCAGTTGAGCGCACGCATGTGTTTCGAGGTATGTTTTTGCTCCGTCACCCGTCAAGTCCAGCAGCTAAGCATACCAGGGATGCCGGACTTTGtcttctcaaccaccaaAAGCCCGTTCGTCAATCGGTTCCGTGAGAAGATATTGCCATTCGATTTCGAAAAGATGAAAGAGTTCGACCTAGATATGAGTAAAGGAGCCACCTCAAACGTCGACCtcatccctcctccctctttcAGCCACGGAGACATCCCCTTTAACTACTTCTATCGCCAAAACCCAACCGTTCGCCAAACCCTCGACACTTCCGGCAACATCacaacagtcaacacccaACAAGCTGCTAAAGTCCTCACCCACCTCGTCCCCTTCGACGTCGCCACCGTCCCCTCATCCCCACGCCCCAACTGCCCCCCAATCGAATCCCTGGAACCCGTCCTCCGCGAAACAATCTCCATCGTCCTCTCCCGCTTCGAGTCCCGCCCGGCCTGGTCCCGCCGCGCCCTCCGCAACTCCCTCAGCACAATCGAACAGCGCTACGCCCTCCGCCATGCAGTCCCTTACGCAGGGTACATCTTCCGCTCTGGCCCCTGGCGCGACGCCATCATCCGCTTCGGCCACGATCCCCGCTCCGACCCATCCTCCCGAATCTACCAAACAACAATGttccgcatcctccccggAACCTCCGAGACAGCCCGCGACAACAGAGAGAGCAGAGACACCTCCGGCGGTCGCCGGCACACGCTCCTCCCGCGCCCCAACGACCTCACCAACCCCGAAGCTGCAACATCCGAAACATCCCACCTCTTCACTGGTCAACCCCCATTACCGCTAGACGGCCGAATGTGGATGTTCTGCGATATCACAGACCCGctcctccaatccatcctctccccctcccccgaACCAGCAAACTTCCTCCGCAAAACCTGCGACACCACAGTCGATGGGTGGTACGGCAATGGCACGACGGCCAAGCTAAAAGCCATAATGAGGCACAAGATCCTGGCTTTATATGAAGGGCGCACCACCGATGATTCCGAGTACGCGGCGCTCCTGGACTTGCCGGACCATGCGAGCCCTGCAACGGGgcttgctgggtttggtCTTGATCCTGGGCGTGCGACGGCTACGGCTATGATGCTTGGGACGGAGATTAGGAGTACGATTAAGGGGGCATTGACGTGGAAGGAGATGGTGAGGGGGAAACAGGGGAggggtgatggtggtggtggaaacGAAGAGCAGGGTGGAGTGAATGTAGAagacgaaggcgagggagaaggggtagaagaggaagaaagtgaaggtgaggaagaggcgattgagcaggag is a window of Aspergillus puulaauensis MK2 DNA, chromosome 4, nearly complete sequence DNA encoding:
- the TFC1_1 gene encoding transcription factor TFIIIC subunit TFC1 (BUSCO:EOG09263GSR;~COG:K;~EggNog:ENOG410PKPW;~InterPro:IPR041499,IPR019136,IPR040454;~PFAM:PF17682,PF09734;~antiSMASH:Cluster_4.8;~go_component: GO:0000127 - transcription factor TFIIIC complex [Evidence IEA];~go_process: GO:0006384 - transcription initiation from RNA polymerase III promoter [Evidence IEA]) — protein: MAENHTTRTAPFYSVPSRRIVSIEHPAIIKNVDKAIDTLQGKAGIIKALDPPKADTPANLVLRPEDAMSRPMQSLSSASNNILLQVTVPKRTGRKRKRGSNDPFTDDPASEAHDGPPRPTARQFMRSLRDNVGKYQVEPVGSVERTHVFRGMPDFVFSTTKSPFVNRFREKILPFDFEKMKEFDLDMSKGATSNVDLIPPPSFSHGDIPFNYFYRQNPTVRQTLDTSGNITTVNTQQAAKVLTHLVPFDVATVPSSPRPNCPPIESLEPVLRETISIVLSRFESRPAWSRRALRNSLSTIEQRYALRHAVPYAGYIFRSGPWRDAIIRFGHDPRSDPSSRIYQTTMFRILPGTSETARDNRESRDTSGGRRHTLLPRPNDLTNPEAATSETSHLFTGQPPLPLDGRMWMFCDITDPLLQSILSPSPEPANFLRKTCDTTVDGWYGNGTTAKLKAIMRHKILALYEGRTTDDSEYAALLDLPDHASPATGLAGFGLDPGRATATAMMLGTEIRSTIKGALTWKEMVRGKQGRGDGGGGNEEQGGVNVEDEGEGEGVEEEESEGEEEAIEQEEMMEAAAEAVESAAKRKEEEGNDNDDDDVDDEMEG